Proteins encoded by one window of Portunus trituberculatus isolate SZX2019 chromosome 27, ASM1759143v1, whole genome shotgun sequence:
- the LOC123509921 gene encoding uncharacterized protein LOC123509921: protein MTNDSNFKCGLTCDSNPDTVNESDIYLRNSAKANFGAKSFLWLPECEMTNDSNFKCGLTRDSNPDTVNEKRHGDTRILELGEELIAEQAQYHSSCRRNYIRQKHKPTEHKSNRKKHEEAFQKLCVFLEHEVIENKTPLLATTIFKLYSEEYFAVGGTQSDLEQYSVQMLMYKVQERLTGISIDKQSNKSGSFVFSSSMTREDALVKLSQGNNTKENLIRLAAMALRTEILAMTPTKPPSPTSVYNLKETAPAIPHLVSLFYSTLIGGLQADSLWSSDANKRRVLASASDALFNCSKGRVRPWKHQALGLGIGTLTGSKSVLNILNRFGHCVSYDEVKRLETEIAYTCSEENRESPDGLSLNSNLGTACAWDNFDVNTETLDGKSTLHCTVGICYQNAVPKRSYHIHQ, encoded by the exons ATGACCAATGACAGCAATTTTAAGTGTGGCCTTACCTGCGACAGCAACCCCGATACAGTGAACGAAAGTGACATTTATTTAAGGAACAGCGCCAAGGCTAATTTTGGTGCCAAATCTTTCCTTTGGCTTCCTGAATGTGAAATGACCAATGACAGCAATTTTAAGTGTGGCCTTACCCGCGACAGCAACCCCGATACAGTGAACGAAa AAAGGCATGGTGACACAAGGATTCTTGAGCTGGGGGAGGAATTAATAGCAGAGCAAGCTCAGTACCACAGCTCTTGTCGACGTAATTATATTAGACAAAAACATAAGCCGACAGAACACAAGTCCAATCGGAAAAAGCATGAAGAAGCCTTTCAGAAGCTCTGTGTGTTTCTTGAACATGAagtaatagaaaacaaaacaccccTGCTCGCAACAACCATTTTCAAACTATACAGTGAAGAATATTTTGCTGTTGGAGGTACACAGAGTGACTTAGAGCAATATAGTGTCCAAATGCTCATGTATAAAGTACAAGAACGACTTACAGGAATCAGCATCGACAAACAGTCAAACAAATCTGGCTCCTTTGTCTTCTCAAGTTCAATGACACGTGAAGACGCACTTGTCAAGCTAAGCCAAGGAAATAACACCAAGGAAAATCTCATAAGACTTGCTGCCATGGCTCTGCGCACAGAAATTCTTGCAATGACTCCAACAAAACCTCCTTCACCTACTTCAGTATACAATCTCAAGGAAACTGCTCCAGCTATACCACACCTAGTGTCTCTGTTTTACAGTACTCTTATTGGTGGCTTACAAGCTGATTCGTTGTGGTCAAGTGACGCCAACAAAAGAAGGGTATTAGCCAGTGCATCAGATGCTCTGTTTAACTGCAGCAAAGGAAGAGTCCGCCCATGGAAACATCAAGCACTAGGACTGGGAATCGGCACTCTCACAGGATCAAAATCTGTTCTGAATATTCTCAATCGCTTTGGACACTGTGTTAGTTACGACGAGGTGAAACGACTGGAAACAGAAATCGCTTACACATGCTCGGAGGAAAATCGAGAATCACCAGATGGGCTTAGTCTGAACAGCAATTTAGGAACAG CTTGTGCTTGGGACAACTTCGATGTTAACACGGAGACCTTAGATGGCAAGAGCACATTGCACTGCACAGTAGGAATTTGTTACCAGAATGCAGTACCAAAGAGGAGCTATCACATCCATCAATGA